From the Leptospira biflexa serovar Patoc strain 'Patoc 1 (Paris)' genome, one window contains:
- a CDS encoding TolC family protein translates to MKRIIITFIVLWNISCIPALYERDKEDLQLPEQFQNWESSEKAIKLQTEIWNQFFNEPQLISLIEIAIKNNQELEVLEQEISIANNEVFARQGEYLPKLSLQADVGSEQKERFSTPNANSPTLFAHGGLVMSWEIDIWKKLRNATKSAYLRYLASIEGKRFVVTNLVAEISDTYFELKALDNQLTLIQNYIEVLSQVKEIVVLQREAGRTTSLAVKRFEAEVSKNLARKYDIVQRIAITENRLNFLLGRFPEKINRTSDDFLEITLPEIQKSVPIDLLENRPDIKQATLILESRKLDIEVARARFYPSLSIDGNIGYEVFNSKHFKGTPVSLAYGLGGGIIAPLINRKAIEANYATANNLQIQAVYNYEVSLLKAFTEVTNQIVKIKNLSQKFEAKNKQVQNLKESVEISNILFKAGRIDYIDVLFSQRDFLEAQVEAFELKYSLLESNIGLYKALGGGWRGQNEQDSERKNGTF, encoded by the coding sequence ATGAAACGGATCATCATCACATTCATAGTTTTATGGAATATTTCCTGTATTCCCGCGCTTTACGAAAGAGATAAGGAAGATTTACAACTTCCAGAACAATTTCAAAATTGGGAGTCCTCTGAAAAAGCGATTAAGTTACAAACTGAAATTTGGAACCAATTTTTTAATGAACCACAATTGATTTCATTGATTGAGATTGCTATAAAAAACAATCAGGAACTTGAAGTTCTAGAACAGGAAATCAGTATCGCAAATAACGAAGTTTTTGCAAGGCAAGGGGAATACTTACCAAAATTATCTTTACAAGCCGATGTTGGAAGCGAACAGAAAGAAAGATTTAGTACACCTAACGCAAATTCTCCGACTTTGTTTGCACACGGTGGACTCGTTATGAGTTGGGAAATTGACATTTGGAAAAAACTAAGAAACGCTACAAAATCTGCATACCTTAGATATTTAGCAAGTATAGAAGGAAAACGTTTTGTTGTGACCAACTTAGTTGCAGAAATTTCGGATACGTATTTTGAATTGAAGGCACTCGACAACCAACTCACCCTCATTCAAAACTATATCGAAGTTTTATCCCAAGTAAAGGAAATCGTCGTATTACAAAGAGAAGCTGGTAGAACCACTTCTCTTGCTGTCAAACGATTCGAAGCCGAGGTTTCCAAAAACCTAGCACGTAAATACGATATCGTTCAAAGGATTGCAATCACTGAAAATCGACTTAATTTCTTATTAGGAAGGTTTCCAGAAAAAATCAACCGTACTTCAGATGATTTTTTAGAAATCACACTCCCTGAAATCCAAAAATCTGTTCCCATTGATCTTCTTGAGAATCGACCCGATATCAAACAAGCCACTCTGATTTTAGAATCTCGAAAATTGGATATCGAAGTGGCTAGAGCAAGATTTTATCCATCACTTTCCATTGATGGCAATATTGGTTATGAAGTGTTTAATTCCAAACATTTTAAAGGAACACCAGTTTCGCTCGCTTATGGATTAGGTGGAGGGATCATCGCACCACTCATCAACAGAAAAGCAATAGAAGCCAATTATGCAACGGCAAATAACTTACAAATCCAAGCCGTTTACAATTATGAAGTCTCACTCCTAAAAGCCTTTACAGAAGTGACCAATCAAATTGTAAAAATCAAAAATCTCTCACAGAAGTTTGAAGCAAAAAACAAACAGGTGCAGAATTTAAAAGAATCAGTAGAAATCTCCAATATCCTCTTCAAAGCAGGAAGGATAGACTACATTGATGTTTTGTTTAGCCAGAGGGATTTTCTGGAAGCACAAGTGGAAGCCTTTGAACTAAAGTACAGTTTACTTGAATCTAATATTGGTTTGTATAAAGCACTCGGTGGTGGTTGGCGAGGCCAAAACGAACAAGACAGCGAACGAAAGAACGGGACATTTTAA